In a single window of the Leucoraja erinacea ecotype New England unplaced genomic scaffold, Leri_hhj_1 Leri_342S, whole genome shotgun sequence genome:
- the LOC129693544 gene encoding uncharacterized protein LOC129693544: MSECLQLATLGRPFQLGMLYDCRSDALIPGITLWDLQTLQSNLDCRDQPSTEFHIIASDSMEKKANALNVSGSLKASILAGLVEVKGSAKYLRDTKESKQQARVTLHYKATTKFEQLTMSHLGRQNITYPSVFDEGSATHVITAVLYGAQAFFVFDQVASSAENIQNIQGNMEVMIKRLPKIAIEGKASLEMTEEQSSQAEKLSYTFYGDFSLKNNPTTYRDAINIYATLPHLLGSGGEHSVPVTVWLYPLNKLDTKAAQLVREISVGLVNRCQCVLEQLSEAAMRCNDLMKDSVAVQFPEIGDRILQFREMCPKYKLVFQGTLARVLPSIRGGRKEEGLLTDILKNREQSPFKHQSLTTWLDDKEWEMMVVGFCLRIMKDIPVVKSRRELHKVLMGPVTDYEVCFTFTTLHQEDFYLTEAINYLRSLTAVKMQMPPPAAGAKTTQHSERWFHLSSIPEKMKERSGMFLDFATANSGDEKVKFLVGSAQDDSNVGASIYLYGGVMVRSRCFEPPSQPERPTASGTTHDSVMLQLEPPTCGSDEIVGYKVEYRGSQQEKWTILDTPDASHSFTISGLESHQEYHIRYRAMTKVGVSKASEIYMVSTRPTSPPGKPVFQDRSPNPTLSDDGSSQIGADVFQYRNEYKEESLFKSIALDRSWEQVQTKDRHDSSHRPKRIALKLLEQAQLITKGNPSIYKLNLEREVFNQSKQLVKCSLGKPTTMHKMKTIMLLGATGSGKTTLINGMINYILGVEWRDNFRYQLIQEETGKSQAESQTSSITAYHLHHQAGFNIDCSLTIIDTPGFGDTRGISRDRQITEQIREFFTSPQGVDQIDAVCFVVQASLARLTQTQKYVFDSILSIFGKDIAENIQIMVTFADGQRSPVLEALIADKVPCPKDKKGLPVHFKFNNSAIYAQRPTSGVEGRSNSGEEDNDFNLMFWKMGTNSMKKFFTALSTMQARSLLLTREVLNERSQLESIVAGLQTLIQAGLTKLEELKKTQQVLDQNQSNLEENKDFEYEVDVIVKEKRKLGSDAPLVNNCTVCEYSCHDPCMYAGYIYKYWCTSMDWWGNCKVCPGKCASRKHRREKYRYVCVTKKEKRTYNELKKKYEKKYKGEKMSLQKVRESLEQEFAEVGNTVLELIQELSQGIRRREEIALRPNPLSTPAYIDLLIQAEKDEGKPGFIERIQALTAVKKQAEIREIITNKMLLPKYSKEGAAGGKSSGD, translated from the coding sequence ATGTGTCAGGGTCACTGAAGGCGAGTATCCTGGCTGGGTTAGTGGAGGTGAAAGGGTCGGCAAAATATCTCAGAGACACGAAGGAATCAAAGCAACAAGCACGAGTTACCCTTCACTACAAAGCAACAACCAAGTTTGAACAACTGACAATGAGTCACTTAGGGAGACAGAATATTACCTACCCGAGTGTGTTTGATGAGGGCTCAGCCACCCATGTCATTACAGCAGTGCTGTATGGGGCCCAGGCCTTCTTTGTGTTTGATCAAGTGGCTTCTTCAGCAGAGAACATACAGAATATTCAGGGCAACATGGAGGTGATGATTAAACGTCTCCCTAAGATTGCGATCGAGGGAAAGGCCTCCCTAGAAATGACAGAAGAACAGAGCTCTCAAGCCGAGAAGCTTAGCTACACCTTTTACGGGGACTTCTCACTGAAGAACAATCCCACCACCTACAGAGATGCCATCAATATCTACGCAACACTCCCACACCTGCTGGGCTCAGGTGGAGAACATTCAGTGCCTGTCACAGTCTGGCTCTATCCTCTCAATAAACTGGACACCAAAGCTGCTCAGTTGGTGAGGGAGATCAGCGTGGGACTGGTCAATCGCTGCCAGTGTGTCCTGGAACAGCTCAGTGAGGCCGCGATGAGGTGCAATGACCTGATGAAAGACAGTGTCGCAGTTCAGTTTCCTGAGATCGGGGACAGGATACTTCAATTCCGAGAGATGTGTCCGAAGTACAAACTGGTTTTCCAAGGGACCTTAGCCAGAGTTTTGCCGTCCATTCGGGGCGGCAGGAAGGAGGAAGGGTTGCTGACGGACATACTGAAGAACAGGGAGCAGTCACCATTTAAACACCAATCACTGACCACATGGCTGGATGACAAGGAATGGGAGATGATGGTTGTGGGATTTTGCCTCAGGATAATGAAAGACATACCTGTTGTGAAATCAAGGAGAGAGTTGCATAAAGTGTTGATGGGTCCAGTAACAGACTACGAGGTCTGTTTCACATTCACAACACTGCATCAGGAGGATTTCTACCTGACGGAGGCAATCAATTACCTCCGATCTCTCACAGCAGTGAAAATGCAGATGCCACCTCCTGCTGCCGGAGCCAAAACAACACAACACAGCGAGCGCTGGTTTCACTTATCGTCCATACCCGAGAAGATGAAGGAACGATCGGGCATGTTCCTGGATTTTGCCACAGCCAACAGTGGGGACGAGAAAGTAAAATTCCTTGTTGGATCCGCACAGGATGACAGTAACGTGGGTGCGTCTATTTACCTGTACGGAGGTGTGATGGTGAGGAGCCGCTGCTTTGAACCCCCGTCTCAGCCTGAGAGACCAACAGCGAGTGGGACAACACACGACAGTGTGATGCTGCAGTTAGAGCCACCCACATGTGGTTCTGATGAGATTGTGGGCTACAAGGTAGAGTATCGAGGTAGCCAGCAGGAGAAATGGACAATACTAGATACACCTGACGCATCCCACTCCTTCACGATATCTGGGTTGGAGTCACACCAGGAATATCACATCCGATACAGAGCAATGACCAAGGTAGGGGTCAGCAAGGCCAGTGAAATCTACATGGTCTCCACCCGGCCGACAAGTCCTCCTGGTAAACCGGTCTTCCAGGATCGTTCACCCAACCCAACACTGTCCGATGACGGATCAAGTCAGATTGGAGCCGACGTATTTCAATACAGGAATGAATACAAGGAAGAATCTTTGTTCAAGTCTATTGCATTGGACAGATCATGGGAGCAGGTTCAGACAAAAGACAGACATGATAGTTCACACAGACCAAAGAGAATTGCCCTGAAACTTCTTGAACAAGCTCAATTAATAACCAAAGGAAACCCTTCCATTTACAAGCTCAACCTAGAGAGGGAGGTGTTTAATCAGTCCAAGCAGCTTGTGAAATGCTCCTTAGGAAAGCCCACCACTATGCACAAGATGAAGACAATTATGTTGCTGGGGGCAACTGGATCAGGAAAGACAACCCTCATCAACGGGATGATCAACTACATCTTGGGCGTGGAGTGGCGGGACAACTTCAGATACCAGTTAATACAGGAGGAGACGGGAAAATCCCAGGCTGAGAGCCAGACTTCCTCCATCACTGCCTACCATCTCCACCACCAGGCAGGGTTTAACATCGACTGCTCTCTGACTATTATCGACACGCCAGGGTTCGGGGACACCAGGGGCATCAGCCGGGATCGACAGATCACTGAGCAAATCCGCGAGTTCTTCACTTCCCCACAGGGCGTTGATCAGATCGACGCGGTCTGTTTCGTCGTCCAAGCATCCTTGGCTCGCCTGACCCAGACACAGAAATATGTCTTCGATTCCATCCTTTCCATTTTTGGCAAAGATATCGCGGAGAACATTCAGATAATGGTGACGTTCGCAGACGGGCAGCGCTCCCCAGTTCTGGAGGCCCTGATAGCCGACAAGGTACCCTGCCCCAAAGACAAAAAGGGATTGCCAGTACACTTCAAGTTTAACAATTCTGCCATTTATGCCCAGCGTCCGACCTCTGGCGTCGAGGGGAGAtctaacagcggggaagaagataATGACTTTAACCTGATGTTCTGGAAGATGGGGACAAACAGTATGAAAAAGTTCTTCACAGCTCTGAGCACGATGCAGGCGAGGAGCCTGCTCCTGACCAGAGAGGTTCTGAATGAACGTAGCCAGCTGGAGTCTATAGTGGCCGGGTTACAGACTCTGATCCAAGCAGGGCTGACCAAATTAGAGGAGCTCAAAAAAACCCAACAAGTTCTGGACCAAAACCAGTCCAACCTGGAAGAAAATAAAGACTTTGAGTACGAGGTTGATGTGATTGTTAAAGAAAAGAGGAAACTTGGCAGCGATGCTCCATTAGTAAACAACTGTACAGTTTGTGAATACAGTTGTCACGACCCCTGTATGTATGCAGGTTATATTTACAAATACTGGTGTACGTCAATGGACTGGTGGGGAAATTGTAAAGTCTGTCCGGGGAAGTGTGCCTCACGAAAACACCGAAGGGAAAAGTACAGGTATGTCTGTGTAACAAAAAAGGAGAAGAGGACGTACAACGAACTGAAGAAAAAGTATGAGAAGAAATACAAAGGTGAGAAGATGAGCCTGCAGAAGGTTAGGGAGTCACTTGAGCAGGAGTTTGCTGAGGTGGGGAACACAGTTCTGGAGCTGattcaagaattatcccagggcaTTAGACGACGTGAAGAAATAGCCCTGAGACCAAACCCGTTGTCCACCCCGGCTTACATTGACCTCCTGATTCAGGCTGAGAAAGATGAGGGGAAGCCCGGCTTCATTGAGCGAATTCAGGCACTCACCGCTGTGAAGAAGCAGGCAGAGATCAGAGAAATAATCACCAACAAGATGCTGCTACCAAAGTATTCGAAGGAAGGTGCGGCAGGAGGGAAAAGTTCTGGAgattag